The following are encoded in a window of Candidatus Poribacteria bacterium genomic DNA:
- a CDS encoding acetate kinase: protein MLILCANVGSTSFKYQIIDVDTEKSLTKGVVERIGNPPSLYTHLVPDKGVKVEGELDAPDHLAAIELVIDLLVDGERGVLSDLSELAGVGFKTVFARGITRSALITEEVIEAMEEYTPLVPAHNPPYIAAIRAFQKLLPGKPLVGVFETWFHETIPDYAREFGIPRRWVERYGIRRYGFHGASHRYISQRVPQILGVSPEKIKIISCHLGGSSSLCAIKYGRSVDTSMGFSAQCGLLQSTRCGDLDPFIIPYIMDRENLTTDQIRQILISDAGLKGISGVSGDMRDLMEAASQGNENARLAMDTYYYGVKKYIGAYAAILGGVDVVAFTGGIGEKSPSSRAAICNGLEFMGIRLDDDKNLAAVGVEAEISADDSPVKVLVVPTNEELIVARETARVIRGMRRKEP from the coding sequence GTGCTGATACTCTGTGCGAACGTCGGCAGCACATCCTTTAAATATCAGATCATCGACGTCGATACCGAAAAGTCGCTCACGAAAGGGGTCGTCGAACGGATAGGTAATCCTCCTTCGCTATACACCCACCTCGTTCCCGATAAAGGCGTGAAGGTGGAAGGTGAACTCGATGCACCGGATCATCTCGCCGCCATCGAGCTTGTGATCGATCTGTTGGTGGACGGGGAGAGAGGTGTTCTATCCGATCTCTCGGAGCTCGCCGGGGTGGGGTTCAAAACGGTTTTTGCCAGGGGGATCACGCGCTCAGCCCTGATCACCGAGGAGGTGATCGAGGCGATGGAGGAGTACACGCCACTGGTGCCGGCCCATAATCCCCCATATATCGCCGCCATAAGGGCTTTTCAAAAGCTCCTACCCGGCAAACCGCTCGTCGGAGTCTTCGAGACCTGGTTCCATGAGACGATCCCGGATTACGCCCGTGAGTTCGGAATCCCCAGGAGGTGGGTCGAGAGATATGGGATCAGGAGATACGGATTCCACGGGGCCTCTCACAGATATATCTCCCAGCGAGTTCCTCAGATTCTGGGCGTTTCGCCTGAAAAGATCAAGATCATATCCTGTCATCTGGGGGGAAGCTCATCCTTATGCGCTATAAAGTATGGCAGATCGGTCGATACGAGCATGGGATTTTCGGCCCAGTGCGGCCTGCTTCAGTCGACAAGGTGCGGCGATCTCGATCCGTTCATCATCCCGTATATCATGGACAGGGAAAACCTGACAACCGATCAGATAAGGCAGATTTTGATCAGCGACGCGGGATTGAAGGGGATATCCGGCGTCAGCGGTGATATGCGCGATCTCATGGAGGCCGCCTCTCAGGGGAACGAGAACGCCAGGCTGGCGATGGATACCTATTACTACGGCGTCAAAAAATACATCGGCGCCTACGCGGCTATCTTAGGCGGGGTGGATGTGGTCGCATTTACAGGGGGGATAGGCGAGAAGAGCCCATCGAGTCGAGCGGCTATATGTAACGGGCTGGAGTTCATGGGCATCAGATTGGATGACGATAAAAATCTAGCGGCCGTGGGAGTGGAGGCTGAGATCTCAGCCGATGATAGTCCCGTCAAAGTCCTCGTCGTCCCGACCAATGAGGAGTTAATCGTTGCGCGGGAGACGGCGAGGGTGATAAGAGGGATGAGGCGTAAGGAGCCTTGA
- a CDS encoding glycosyltransferase family 4 protein: MKAKILWMSDSPTTFTGFATVTKELLGRLARLDKYHIACIGWGYDGWPYDRSLFPYDIYPSAIGQFGRDVLPRVIRDFQPDILITLADLWMISWIPNMPERQSVQYWGYIPIDGEPLHPSWNRIIKDMDVVITCSKYGQQLVERTIPSVKVEMIYHGVDTEVFKPLTDKESLRKRYGLENQFIVGCVARNQPRKQLPILIKAFARFCQDKDDALLYLHTDPNDVGWDILDLLRRYGLDDKSCITKDATVLRGVSKQQLNEIYNLFDVMVLPSAGEGFGLPIIEAMAAGVPVIATGYSACVELVEGRGGLIKVKEFLTLGRHNIEQAIADVDDLVDKLNLLYDNADLREQYSRRGLEFAQTLDWNRIVEKWNALLASRIIAKKSLFSS; encoded by the coding sequence ATGAAGGCGAAAATCCTTTGGATGAGCGATTCACCCACCACTTTCACGGGATTCGCGACTGTAACGAAAGAGCTGTTGGGTCGACTAGCTCGTTTGGATAAATATCACATCGCCTGTATCGGATGGGGATATGATGGATGGCCTTATGACCGAAGCTTGTTCCCTTACGATATCTATCCCTCAGCGATAGGTCAATTTGGTAGGGATGTTCTCCCCAGGGTTATTCGCGATTTCCAGCCGGATATCCTGATCACCTTGGCAGACCTTTGGATGATCAGCTGGATTCCTAATATGCCTGAGAGGCAGAGTGTCCAATATTGGGGATATATCCCCATTGACGGAGAACCACTACATCCTTCATGGAATCGGATCATTAAGGATATGGATGTAGTTATCACCTGTTCCAAGTATGGTCAGCAATTAGTCGAGCGAACTATTCCAAGTGTCAAAGTTGAGATGATCTATCATGGGGTGGACACGGAGGTGTTCAAGCCGCTTACAGATAAGGAATCCCTTAGAAAACGATATGGATTAGAAAATCAATTTATCGTCGGCTGTGTCGCAAGGAACCAACCCCGCAAACAGCTCCCTATTTTGATCAAAGCCTTCGCCAGATTTTGCCAGGACAAGGATGATGCCTTGCTCTATCTGCACACTGATCCGAATGATGTCGGGTGGGATATCTTGGATCTGCTGAGGCGGTATGGTCTAGATGATAAATCCTGTATCACTAAAGATGCCACTGTCCTCCGAGGTGTCAGCAAGCAACAACTTAACGAGATTTATAACCTCTTCGATGTTATGGTCCTCCCCAGCGCAGGAGAAGGATTTGGTCTACCTATTATCGAAGCAATGGCTGCTGGTGTCCCAGTCATCGCAACAGGGTATAGCGCTTGTGTTGAGCTTGTTGAAGGACGAGGTGGACTGATTAAAGTAAAGGAGTTCCTGACTTTAGGTCGGCATAATATCGAGCAAGCAATAGCGGATGTCGATGATTTGGTTGACAAGTTAAATTTATTGTATGATAATGCGGACCTAAGAGAGCAATATAGCCGTCGTGGATTAGAATTCGCCCAAACACTGGACTGGAACAGAATTGTTGAAAAGTGGAATGCTTTGCTGGCATCGAGGATCATAGCCAAGAAGTCCTTGTTCTCTTCATAG